In BD1-7 clade bacterium, one genomic interval encodes:
- the gloA_1 gene encoding Lactoylglutathione lyase gives MKAITRVNHIGIRVSDFETSRDFYAKLGFEYLTGPTGPEPVAIVEHPSGININFILNANQPETSNILMDVAEKHTGYTHVALEITDAASVIEELQKHGIELTGDMMHPTGRSIFIRDPDRNVVEFCEYKGLDSLQN, from the coding sequence ATGAAAGCAATCACCCGTGTAAATCATATTGGTATCCGTGTAAGTGACTTTGAAACCTCCCGTGACTTTTACGCCAAGCTAGGCTTTGAATACCTAACTGGCCCTACAGGCCCTGAGCCGGTCGCCATTGTTGAACATCCTAGTGGCATTAATATCAATTTCATCCTTAATGCTAATCAGCCTGAAACGAGCAATATCCTGATGGATGTTGCGGAAAAGCACACCGGTTATACCCACGTTGCCTTGGAAATCACCGATGCTGCTTCTGTTATCGAAGAGCTGCAAAAACATGGCATTGAGCTAACGGGTGACATGATGCATCCGACGGGTCGATCTATTTTTATTCGAGACCCGGATCGTAACGTTGTAGAGTTTTGTGAATACAAAGGTTTGGATAGTTTACAGAACTGA
- the dmlR_1 gene encoding HTH-type transcriptional regulator DmlR, which translates to MIDLNDMLIFAKVADLQGISPAARALNMPKSKVSRRMAQLEDALGVRLLERNTRSVHVTEAGQRYLRHCQRIAEEADSALESVNQLADMPRGRLRISTSVAIGQYLIAPYTGEFMQAYPDVDLDIDLNNRRVDLIAEGFDLVVRVGQLNDSTLVSKRLGYAKAGLYAAPSYVEQNGMPNTLLDLARHKTLVMSDASRMHEWTLEHARAQKKNNAQTETMTVEISPCMSINDFTSLRAIVAGGGGIANFPSYLVEDLVQSGELIAVLPDWHSPPINYFVLYPSHRGLTRKAKVWIEFFADKLKDVIFID; encoded by the coding sequence ATGATTGACCTAAACGACATGCTGATCTTTGCCAAGGTCGCAGATTTACAAGGTATTTCGCCTGCTGCCCGCGCATTAAATATGCCCAAATCGAAAGTCAGCCGCCGCATGGCACAGCTGGAAGACGCCCTAGGGGTGCGGCTGCTCGAACGCAACACACGGTCAGTCCACGTCACCGAAGCTGGTCAACGCTATCTACGACATTGCCAGCGTATTGCTGAAGAAGCAGACAGCGCATTGGAATCTGTCAATCAATTAGCCGATATGCCGCGTGGCCGCCTGCGTATCAGTACATCCGTCGCCATTGGCCAATATTTGATTGCGCCGTACACGGGGGAATTTATGCAGGCATATCCGGACGTTGATCTTGATATTGATTTGAATAACCGCCGAGTCGACCTGATTGCAGAAGGCTTTGATCTAGTCGTTCGGGTTGGCCAACTCAATGACTCAACGCTGGTGAGCAAACGCTTGGGCTACGCAAAAGCCGGGTTATATGCAGCACCTAGCTATGTCGAACAGAACGGGATGCCCAATACGCTACTCGACCTTGCTCGCCATAAAACACTGGTGATGTCTGATGCCAGTCGCATGCATGAATGGACGTTAGAACATGCGAGGGCACAGAAAAAAAATAACGCCCAGACAGAAACCATGACGGTAGAAATTTCTCCTTGCATGAGTATTAACGATTTCACGTCACTGCGAGCCATCGTTGCTGGCGGCGGTGGTATCGCTAATTTCCCTAGCTACCTAGTTGAAGATCTAGTCCAATCGGGCGAACTTATCGCTGTACTTCCCGATTGGCATAGCCCACCGATCAACTATTTTGTGCTTTATCCGAGTCACCGGGGCCTGACACGAAAGGCCAAAGTCTGGATTGAATTTTTTGCGGATAAATTAAAGGATGTGATATTTATCGATTAG